A window from Triplophysa dalaica isolate WHDGS20190420 chromosome 3, ASM1584641v1, whole genome shotgun sequence encodes these proteins:
- the them6 gene encoding protein THEM6-like, which yields MEEDTLLLILAVLLLLFCSVDVWYFIRAVAVVTSAWFLSPVFDITGEQTVCGRVLLHDVDLCHMNNARYLRECDFARFSLYTRNGVFKAIRALVANMVVGATTIRYRRPLCVGEAFELRSRIITWDDKSFYVEQRFVSCKDGMVSAVMYCKQNVLRSSPDKILQHLCKRKVEVPEFPEDLQHWINFISSSSKALREESGLDNAKNK from the exons AT ggAAGAAGACACCTTGCTGTTGATTCTGGCCGTGTTGTTGCTTTTGTTCTGCAGTGTGGATGTGTGGTACTTCATTCGAGCAGTTGCTGTGGTGACCAGTGCTTGGTTTCTGTCTCCTGTATTTGATATCACAGGAGAGCAAACCGTCTGCGGGCGGGTACTTCTCCATGACGTTGACTTATGCCATATGAACAACGCCCGCTATCTTCGTGAGTGTGACTTTGCCCGTTTCTCTTTGTATACTCGCAATGGGGTGTTCAAGGCTATAAGGGCCCTTGTGGCCAACATGGTTGTTGGGGCAACAACCATCCGCTACCGGCGACCATTGTGTGTGGGTGAGGCATTCGAGCTGCGGAGTAGAATTATCACTTGGGATGACAAATCATTTTACGTGGAGCAGCGGTTTGTGTCCTGCAAGGATGGGATGGTCTCTGCCGTCATGTACTGCAAACAGAATGTACTGCGTAGCAGCCCCGATAAGATCCTGCAGCACTTGTGCAAAAGAAAG GTTGAAGTGCCAGAATTTCCTGAAGACCTGCAGCACTGGATCAATTTCATCTCTTCCAGCAGTAAAGCTCTCAGAGAGGAAAGTGGACTGGATAATGCAAAGAATAAATGA